The Engystomops pustulosus chromosome 9, aEngPut4.maternal, whole genome shotgun sequence genome includes a window with the following:
- the LOC140077059 gene encoding uncharacterized protein isoform X1, giving the protein MSALTVWCPEKRRERCDWGGVDDKMMEGFTSCLSDMLDSVKAAQAKLDNSPFSMGELLKKVDVSSNQPILVMGRKQYKCDMCDRCFTDASNLRRHKIIHTGLRPYVCDICGSSFRQKSQLGRHRLVHTGERPYRCAFCTKGFRDSTELRVHFRVHTGERPYSCPICQKSFSRICYMRRHKEKHVMVQSPDTRHTLTSASENEEIPQEFQCSFCCQSFRTKKELDFHRPIHLKIGPTGQKLYECVECKKHFNNSSNLRKHAVIHTGKKPFTCNICNQSFRQSTHLQRHYLVHTGERPFKCSLCQKGFRDTSDLLKHQRVHTGDQRPTWHDTKAHEDEDHSPEVTPLPSPQSTVNKDSNEVKREEDFSHWKDDKSDDPVHDKQSRDKLQCSLCSKFFTRVSSLHRHYLMHTGYRPFTCPICGKTFQHLTHLYRHKQMHSGERRYTCTSCCSAFRDSSDLKRHQQVHMKDQSESCHQTDKTCSQMSYSKPQQKRHGQKACEESQNLLDVDDGNSIEVVLV; this is encoded by the coding sequence TAGATGACAAGATGATGGAGGGGTTCACATCGTGTCTGAGTGACATGCTGGACAGTGTGAAGGCGGCACAAGCCAAACTGGATAACAGCCCCTTTTCCATGGGGGAATTATTGAAAAAAGTTGatgtctccagtaatcaaccaaTCTTAGTGATGGGACGCAAGCAATACAAGTGTGATATGTGCGATCGCTGCTTTACTGATGCTTCCAACCTGAGGCGCCACAAAATCATCCACACGGGTCTGAGGCCTTATGTTTGTGATATATGTGGCAGCAGCTTCCGACAAAAATCCCAGCTTGGCCGCCACCGCTTGGTGCACACGGGCGAGCGACCCTATCGTTGTGCCTTTTGTACCAAAGGATTTAGGGACTCTACTGAGCTGAGGGTTCACTTCCGGGTGCACACAGGCGAGAGGCCTTACAGCTGTCCCATATGCCAGAAGAGCTTTTCCCGCATCTGTTATATGAGGAGGCATAAGGAAAAGCATGTGATGGTGCAAAGCCCTGACACTCGTCATACGCTTACATCCGCTTCTGAGAATGAGGAGATTCCTCAAGAATTTCAGTGCTCCTTCTGTTGTCAATCTTTTAGAACAAAGAAAGAACTTGACTTTCATCGTCCCATTCACCTAAAGATTGGACCCACGGGGCAGAAACTTTACGAGTGTGTCGAGTGTAAGAAACATTTCAACAATTCCTCTAATTTGAGGAAGCACGCGGTCATACATACGGGAAAGAAACCTTTTACCTGTAACATCTGCAATCAATCCTTCCGACAATCCACCCATCTCCAGCGCCACTACTTGGTCCATACAGGGGAGAGACCATTCAAGTGTTCTCTATGCCAGAAAGGTTTTCGAGACACCAGTGACTTGTTAAAGCATCAACGTGTTCATACGGGTGATCAGCGCCCCACCTGGCATGACACAAAAGCACATGAAGATGAAGACCATAGTCCTGAGGTTACCCCTTTGCCTTCTCCTCAGTCTACTGTGAATAAAGACTCTAATGAAGTGAAGAGGGAAGAAGACTTTTCACATTGGAAAGATGACAAAAGTGATGACCCGGTACATGACAAGCAAAGCAGAGACAAGTTACAATGCAGCCTATGCAGCAAGTTCTTCACCCGGGTTTCCAGCTTGCATCGTCATTACTTGATGCACACAGGTTATCGTCCTTTCACTTGTCCCATCTGTGGGAAGACATTTCAGCATCTCACACACCTTTACCGGCACAAGCAGATGCACTCCGGAGAGCGGCGGTATACCTGTACATCGTGCTGCAGCGCTTTCCGAGACTCCAGTGATCTTAAGCGTCACCAGCAGGTCCATATGAAGGACCAGTCAGAGAGTTGTCACCAGACGGACAAAACTTGCTCTCAGATGTCTTACTCTAAGCCCCAACAGAAAAGACATGGACAGAAGGCCTGTGAGGAAAGCCAAAATTTATTGGACGTAGATGATGGGAACTCGATAGAAGTTGTGTTGGTCTAA
- the LOC140077059 gene encoding uncharacterized protein isoform X2: MMEGFTSCLSDMLDSVKAAQAKLDNSPFSMGELLKKVDVSSNQPILVMGRKQYKCDMCDRCFTDASNLRRHKIIHTGLRPYVCDICGSSFRQKSQLGRHRLVHTGERPYRCAFCTKGFRDSTELRVHFRVHTGERPYSCPICQKSFSRICYMRRHKEKHVMVQSPDTRHTLTSASENEEIPQEFQCSFCCQSFRTKKELDFHRPIHLKIGPTGQKLYECVECKKHFNNSSNLRKHAVIHTGKKPFTCNICNQSFRQSTHLQRHYLVHTGERPFKCSLCQKGFRDTSDLLKHQRVHTGDQRPTWHDTKAHEDEDHSPEVTPLPSPQSTVNKDSNEVKREEDFSHWKDDKSDDPVHDKQSRDKLQCSLCSKFFTRVSSLHRHYLMHTGYRPFTCPICGKTFQHLTHLYRHKQMHSGERRYTCTSCCSAFRDSSDLKRHQQVHMKDQSESCHQTDKTCSQMSYSKPQQKRHGQKACEESQNLLDVDDGNSIEVVLV, encoded by the coding sequence ATGATGGAGGGGTTCACATCGTGTCTGAGTGACATGCTGGACAGTGTGAAGGCGGCACAAGCCAAACTGGATAACAGCCCCTTTTCCATGGGGGAATTATTGAAAAAAGTTGatgtctccagtaatcaaccaaTCTTAGTGATGGGACGCAAGCAATACAAGTGTGATATGTGCGATCGCTGCTTTACTGATGCTTCCAACCTGAGGCGCCACAAAATCATCCACACGGGTCTGAGGCCTTATGTTTGTGATATATGTGGCAGCAGCTTCCGACAAAAATCCCAGCTTGGCCGCCACCGCTTGGTGCACACGGGCGAGCGACCCTATCGTTGTGCCTTTTGTACCAAAGGATTTAGGGACTCTACTGAGCTGAGGGTTCACTTCCGGGTGCACACAGGCGAGAGGCCTTACAGCTGTCCCATATGCCAGAAGAGCTTTTCCCGCATCTGTTATATGAGGAGGCATAAGGAAAAGCATGTGATGGTGCAAAGCCCTGACACTCGTCATACGCTTACATCCGCTTCTGAGAATGAGGAGATTCCTCAAGAATTTCAGTGCTCCTTCTGTTGTCAATCTTTTAGAACAAAGAAAGAACTTGACTTTCATCGTCCCATTCACCTAAAGATTGGACCCACGGGGCAGAAACTTTACGAGTGTGTCGAGTGTAAGAAACATTTCAACAATTCCTCTAATTTGAGGAAGCACGCGGTCATACATACGGGAAAGAAACCTTTTACCTGTAACATCTGCAATCAATCCTTCCGACAATCCACCCATCTCCAGCGCCACTACTTGGTCCATACAGGGGAGAGACCATTCAAGTGTTCTCTATGCCAGAAAGGTTTTCGAGACACCAGTGACTTGTTAAAGCATCAACGTGTTCATACGGGTGATCAGCGCCCCACCTGGCATGACACAAAAGCACATGAAGATGAAGACCATAGTCCTGAGGTTACCCCTTTGCCTTCTCCTCAGTCTACTGTGAATAAAGACTCTAATGAAGTGAAGAGGGAAGAAGACTTTTCACATTGGAAAGATGACAAAAGTGATGACCCGGTACATGACAAGCAAAGCAGAGACAAGTTACAATGCAGCCTATGCAGCAAGTTCTTCACCCGGGTTTCCAGCTTGCATCGTCATTACTTGATGCACACAGGTTATCGTCCTTTCACTTGTCCCATCTGTGGGAAGACATTTCAGCATCTCACACACCTTTACCGGCACAAGCAGATGCACTCCGGAGAGCGGCGGTATACCTGTACATCGTGCTGCAGCGCTTTCCGAGACTCCAGTGATCTTAAGCGTCACCAGCAGGTCCATATGAAGGACCAGTCAGAGAGTTGTCACCAGACGGACAAAACTTGCTCTCAGATGTCTTACTCTAAGCCCCAACAGAAAAGACATGGACAGAAGGCCTGTGAGGAAAGCCAAAATTTATTGGACGTAGATGATGGGAACTCGATAGAAGTTGTGTTGGTCTAA
- the LOC140077068 gene encoding non-structural maintenance of chromosomes element 3 homolog: MTQRRRGRPSLSQNTSRLQGGDMDMEEDVSFTQTLTQAQRNLEKHSPEQISLKVGELVQYLLIRDQKKLPIKRADIVKNVVKEYKDIYAELLLRAKKALLEVFGFQLEEIDTKAHIYILINTLERGEGDDLKVNDNTAKLGLLTVILSLIFMKGNTAKEVAIWETLRRLRVDPGERHEDFGDVKKLVTDEFVKQKYLEYNKVPHTDPPEYEFRWGPRAIKETSKLKILEFVSKIQQKDPKSWVTQYRDAQEIPRSQAPRASTSARS; the protein is encoded by the exons ATGACACAGAGACGCAGAGGACGGCCCAGTCTCTCCCAGAACACCTCTCGCCTCCAG GGGGGAGACATGGATATGGAGGAAGATGTTTCATTCACTCAGACGCTGACACAGGCGCAGAGGAACCTGGAGAAGCATTCCCCGGAGCAGATCAGCCTGAAG GTCGGGGAGCTGGTGCAGTACCTGCTGATCAGGGACCAGAAGAAATTGCCTATTAAGCGAGCAG ACATTGTAAAGAACGTAGTGAAGGAATACAAAGACATTTATGCTGAGCTCCTCCTCCGTGCTAAGAAGGCCTTGTTAGAA GTTTTTGGTTTTCAGCTGGAGGAAATTGACACCAAGGCTCATATTTACATCCTTATCAATACACTGGAGCGTGGGGAGGGAGATGACCTGAAAGT AAATGACAATACAGCGAAGTTGGGTTTGCTTACAGTAATTTTGAGCCTCATCTTCATGAAGGGGAACACTGCCAAAGAGG TTGCCATCTGGGAGACCCTACGTCGCCTGCGCGTTGATCCCGG GGAGCGACATGAAGACTTTGGAGATGTGAAGAAACTTGTGACGGATGAGTTTGTGAAGCAGAA ATACCTTGAGTATAACAAAGTCCCCCATACTGATCCTCCAGAGTATGAATTCCGCTGGGGTCCAAGAGCAATTAAAGAAACCTCCAAACTGAAAATCCTGGAGTTTGTCTCGAAG aTTCAGCAGAAGGATCCAAAGTCATGGGTAACACAATACAGAGATGCccaagagatccccaggtcacAGGCGCCCAGAGCCTCGACGTCGGCGAGATCATGA
- the PFKFB1 gene encoding 6-phosphofructo-2-kinase/fructose-2,6-bisphosphatase 1 isoform X2 gives MDGKNRTPEEKASRIPASVPQFTNSPTMIIMVGLPARGKTYISKKLTRYLNWIGTPTKVFNVGQYRREAVQTYKNYEFFRSDNQEAMKIRKQCALNALKDVNTYLTREEGQVAVFDATNTTRERRSMILQFAKNRGFKVFFIESICDDPDIIAENITQVKLSSPDYKDCDREKVVEDFLKRIECYQMTYEPLHDDMDSDLSYIKIFNVGSRYLVNRVQDHIQSRTVYYLMNIHVTPRSIYLSRHGESELNLTGRIGGDSGLSNRGKQFAHALGNFVKSQNITDLKVWTSHMKRTIQTAEALGVPYEQWKALNEIDAGVCEEMTYEEIQEHFPEEFALRDQDKYRYRYPKGESYEDLVQRLEPVIMELERQENVLVICHQAVMRCLLAYFLDKSAEELPYLKCPLHTVLKLTPVAYGCKVESIYLNIEAVNTHREKPMNVAVSRDPEEALDTVPDHF, from the exons AAAACCTACATCTCCAAAAAACTCACCCGCTACCTAAACTGGATAGGAACTCCAACCAAAG TGTTTAACGTGGGGCAGTACCGCCGGGAAGCCGTGCAGACCTATAAGAACTATGAATTCTTCCGCTCTGACAACCAAGAAGCCATGAAAATACGAAA GCAGTGTGCACTCAATGCCCTGAAGGACGTCAATACTTACCTGACACGGGAAGAGGGACAAGTGGCT GTCTTTGATGCAACTAACACAACTAGAGAGAGAAGGTCCATGATCCTGCAGTTTGCTAAGAACCGTGGTTTCAAG GTCTTCTTCATTGAATCCATTTGCGATGACCCGGACATCATTGCCGAAAATATCACA CAAGTGAAGTTATCGAGTCCGGACTACAAGGACTGCGATCGGGAAAAGGTTGTGGAAGATTTCCTTAAACGGATTGAATGTTATCAGATGACGTATGAGCCGCTGCACGATGACATGGATAG TGATCTGTCTTATATTAAGATTTTTAATGTTGGGAGCCGATATCTGGTGAACAGAGTCCAGGATCACATACAGAGCCGCACGGTTTACTACCTGATGAACATCCACGTCACCCCCCGCTCCATATACCTGTCCCGGCATGGAGAAAGCGAGCTTAACCTCACGGGCAGGATTGGAGGGGACTCAGGGCTTTCAAATCGGGGAAAGCAG TTCGCTCATGCGCTGGGCAACTTTGTTAAATCGCAGAATATTACAGACCTGAAAGTATGGACCAGTCACATGAAGCGCACCATCCAGACGGCCGAAGCGCTGGGTGTCCCCTATGAGCAGTGGAAGGCCTTGAATGAGATTGATGCA GGAGTGTGCGAAGAGATGACGTATGAAGAAATACAGGAACATTTTCCAGAAGAGTTTGCACTAAGAGATCAGGACAAATATCGGTACCGATATCCCAAAGGAGAG TCCTATGAGGACCTGGTGCAGAGGCTGGAGCCGGTTATCATGGAGCTGGAGCGGCAGGAGAACGTGTTGGTGATCTGTCACCAGGCTGTCATGCGCTGTTTGCTGGCGTATTTCCTGGATAAAAGCGCAG AAGAACTGCCATACCTGAAATGTCCTCTTCACACGGTGCTGAAACTGACCCCCGTAGCTTATG GTTGTAAAGTAGAATCCATTTACCTAAACATTGAAGCTGTAAATACACACAGGGAGAAGCCAATG AATGTCGCTGTGTCTCGTGATCCTGAGGAAGCCCTGGACACCGTCCCTGATCACTTCTAA
- the PFKFB1 gene encoding 6-phosphofructo-2-kinase/fructose-2,6-bisphosphatase 1 isoform X4: MIIMVGLPARGKTYISKKLTRYLNWIGTPTKVFNVGQYRREAVQTYKNYEFFRSDNQEAMKIRKQCALNALKDVNTYLTREEGQVAVFDATNTTRERRSMILQFAKNRGFKVFFIESICDDPDIIAENITQVKLSSPDYKDCDREKVVEDFLKRIECYQMTYEPLHDDMDSDLSYIKIFNVGSRYLVNRVQDHIQSRTVYYLMNIHVTPRSIYLSRHGESELNLTGRIGGDSGLSNRGKQFAHALGNFVKSQNITDLKVWTSHMKRTIQTAEALGVPYEQWKALNEIDAGVCEEMTYEEIQEHFPEEFALRDQDKYRYRYPKGESYEDLVQRLEPVIMELERQENVLVICHQAVMRCLLAYFLDKSAEELPYLKCPLHTVLKLTPVAYGCKVESIYLNIEAVNTHREKPMNVAVSRDPEEALDTVPDHF, translated from the exons AAAACCTACATCTCCAAAAAACTCACCCGCTACCTAAACTGGATAGGAACTCCAACCAAAG TGTTTAACGTGGGGCAGTACCGCCGGGAAGCCGTGCAGACCTATAAGAACTATGAATTCTTCCGCTCTGACAACCAAGAAGCCATGAAAATACGAAA GCAGTGTGCACTCAATGCCCTGAAGGACGTCAATACTTACCTGACACGGGAAGAGGGACAAGTGGCT GTCTTTGATGCAACTAACACAACTAGAGAGAGAAGGTCCATGATCCTGCAGTTTGCTAAGAACCGTGGTTTCAAG GTCTTCTTCATTGAATCCATTTGCGATGACCCGGACATCATTGCCGAAAATATCACA CAAGTGAAGTTATCGAGTCCGGACTACAAGGACTGCGATCGGGAAAAGGTTGTGGAAGATTTCCTTAAACGGATTGAATGTTATCAGATGACGTATGAGCCGCTGCACGATGACATGGATAG TGATCTGTCTTATATTAAGATTTTTAATGTTGGGAGCCGATATCTGGTGAACAGAGTCCAGGATCACATACAGAGCCGCACGGTTTACTACCTGATGAACATCCACGTCACCCCCCGCTCCATATACCTGTCCCGGCATGGAGAAAGCGAGCTTAACCTCACGGGCAGGATTGGAGGGGACTCAGGGCTTTCAAATCGGGGAAAGCAG TTCGCTCATGCGCTGGGCAACTTTGTTAAATCGCAGAATATTACAGACCTGAAAGTATGGACCAGTCACATGAAGCGCACCATCCAGACGGCCGAAGCGCTGGGTGTCCCCTATGAGCAGTGGAAGGCCTTGAATGAGATTGATGCA GGAGTGTGCGAAGAGATGACGTATGAAGAAATACAGGAACATTTTCCAGAAGAGTTTGCACTAAGAGATCAGGACAAATATCGGTACCGATATCCCAAAGGAGAG TCCTATGAGGACCTGGTGCAGAGGCTGGAGCCGGTTATCATGGAGCTGGAGCGGCAGGAGAACGTGTTGGTGATCTGTCACCAGGCTGTCATGCGCTGTTTGCTGGCGTATTTCCTGGATAAAAGCGCAG AAGAACTGCCATACCTGAAATGTCCTCTTCACACGGTGCTGAAACTGACCCCCGTAGCTTATG GTTGTAAAGTAGAATCCATTTACCTAAACATTGAAGCTGTAAATACACACAGGGAGAAGCCAATG AATGTCGCTGTGTCTCGTGATCCTGAGGAAGCCCTGGACACCGTCCCTGATCACTTCTAA
- the PFKFB1 gene encoding 6-phosphofructo-2-kinase/fructose-2,6-bisphosphatase 1 isoform X3, with the protein MAEPSQSFASVPQFTNSPTMIIMVGLPARGKTYISKKLTRYLNWIGTPTKVFNVGQYRREAVQTYKNYEFFRSDNQEAMKIRKQCALNALKDVNTYLTREEGQVAVFDATNTTRERRSMILQFAKNRGFKVFFIESICDDPDIIAENITQVKLSSPDYKDCDREKVVEDFLKRIECYQMTYEPLHDDMDSDLSYIKIFNVGSRYLVNRVQDHIQSRTVYYLMNIHVTPRSIYLSRHGESELNLTGRIGGDSGLSNRGKQFAHALGNFVKSQNITDLKVWTSHMKRTIQTAEALGVPYEQWKALNEIDAGVCEEMTYEEIQEHFPEEFALRDQDKYRYRYPKGESYEDLVQRLEPVIMELERQENVLVICHQAVMRCLLAYFLDKSAEELPYLKCPLHTVLKLTPVAYGCKVESIYLNIEAVNTHREKPMNVAVSRDPEEALDTVPDHF; encoded by the exons AAAACCTACATCTCCAAAAAACTCACCCGCTACCTAAACTGGATAGGAACTCCAACCAAAG TGTTTAACGTGGGGCAGTACCGCCGGGAAGCCGTGCAGACCTATAAGAACTATGAATTCTTCCGCTCTGACAACCAAGAAGCCATGAAAATACGAAA GCAGTGTGCACTCAATGCCCTGAAGGACGTCAATACTTACCTGACACGGGAAGAGGGACAAGTGGCT GTCTTTGATGCAACTAACACAACTAGAGAGAGAAGGTCCATGATCCTGCAGTTTGCTAAGAACCGTGGTTTCAAG GTCTTCTTCATTGAATCCATTTGCGATGACCCGGACATCATTGCCGAAAATATCACA CAAGTGAAGTTATCGAGTCCGGACTACAAGGACTGCGATCGGGAAAAGGTTGTGGAAGATTTCCTTAAACGGATTGAATGTTATCAGATGACGTATGAGCCGCTGCACGATGACATGGATAG TGATCTGTCTTATATTAAGATTTTTAATGTTGGGAGCCGATATCTGGTGAACAGAGTCCAGGATCACATACAGAGCCGCACGGTTTACTACCTGATGAACATCCACGTCACCCCCCGCTCCATATACCTGTCCCGGCATGGAGAAAGCGAGCTTAACCTCACGGGCAGGATTGGAGGGGACTCAGGGCTTTCAAATCGGGGAAAGCAG TTCGCTCATGCGCTGGGCAACTTTGTTAAATCGCAGAATATTACAGACCTGAAAGTATGGACCAGTCACATGAAGCGCACCATCCAGACGGCCGAAGCGCTGGGTGTCCCCTATGAGCAGTGGAAGGCCTTGAATGAGATTGATGCA GGAGTGTGCGAAGAGATGACGTATGAAGAAATACAGGAACATTTTCCAGAAGAGTTTGCACTAAGAGATCAGGACAAATATCGGTACCGATATCCCAAAGGAGAG TCCTATGAGGACCTGGTGCAGAGGCTGGAGCCGGTTATCATGGAGCTGGAGCGGCAGGAGAACGTGTTGGTGATCTGTCACCAGGCTGTCATGCGCTGTTTGCTGGCGTATTTCCTGGATAAAAGCGCAG AAGAACTGCCATACCTGAAATGTCCTCTTCACACGGTGCTGAAACTGACCCCCGTAGCTTATG GTTGTAAAGTAGAATCCATTTACCTAAACATTGAAGCTGTAAATACACACAGGGAGAAGCCAATG AATGTCGCTGTGTCTCGTGATCCTGAGGAAGCCCTGGACACCGTCCCTGATCACTTCTAA